In Terriglobales bacterium, the sequence TGGGAAGCGGGATGGTTCCGGGTGGAGGCCACACGGCGAATGCGGGCGCCGGTTTCCGGGTCGTCCCGCTCGAGTTCCACCCACGGTTCGCGCGCCGCGGCAATAAGGGTGTAGTCGGGCTGGAAGACGTCGAAGACCAGGCGGCCGTGAGGAGCGAGATGCCGGCGGACGGTGCGCAGCCAGGCACGCTGGTCGTCGCGGGTGTGCAGATGCTGCACCACGCGAAAAGGCGCGGTGATAAGGGGAAAGCGGCGTTCGAGGGAAGCGGTACGCATGTCGCCCTGAGCGAAGGAGACGTGGCGGCGGACTTCCGCGGGTTCGCGCTCGAGGGAAGCGGCCAGGCAGGCCAGCATGTCCGGACTGAGCTCCAGGCCGTGGATGTCGATGCCAGCGCGCGCCGTGGGGATGAGCGTGCGTCCGGTGCCGCAGCCCATCTCCAGGACAGGCCCGCCGGATTCGCGCGCCATGCCGACGTAGAAAGGGATGTCGCGGTTGTAGCCGAGCGCCTGGTAGTCCAGGTCGTAGTAGCGGGCGCTGGTGGAGTAGGACATGAGAAATCCACGGACGATTGTAGATGGACGTTTCTCAGATTGCCGAATCGCCGAACTCGAATCGGCGAATCGAGCCCTGCTCACCCGGCAGTTACTTTGGCGTTGCAGACCGGGTCCGGCGAGCGGAAACCCCGTGCTATAGTGCGGGGCAGGGCGGCCATGGGCGCGATTTCCTTCTTCTATACCTGGGGCATCCTGCTGCAGGTGCTGGCGCTGGTGCACTTTGCGCGGCGGCGGCCGGACACCTACTGGGTGTGGGTGATCCTGATTGGCGGGGGCCTGGGGGCGTTCATCTACCTGCTGGTGGAGGCCGTGCCCGACCTGGGCCTGCTGGGCGGAACCTTCCAGCGCTATTCGCATCGTGGCCGCATCAGGGAGCTGGAAGTGATGGTGCTGGACAACCCGGCGCCGGGGAACTACGAAGAGCTGGGCGACCTGTACACGGAACAGCGGAACTTCGCGCGCGCCAAGGAATGCTACGACCGATCGATTTCGGCGCGGACGGATTCCGCGGATCCGTTTTACCGGCGGGCGCTGTGCGAGATCGAGTTGGGTGACATG encodes:
- a CDS encoding class I SAM-dependent methyltransferase — translated: MSYSTSARYYDLDYQALGYNRDIPFYVGMARESGGPVLEMGCGTGRTLIPTARAGIDIHGLELSPDMLACLAASLEREPAEVRRHVSFAQGDMRTASLERRFPLITAPFRVVQHLHTRDDQRAWLRTVRRHLAPHGRLVFDVFQPDYTLIAAAREPWVELERDDPETGARIRRVASTRNHPASQTIDITFRWERQVASGGWLPDGDSRLTIRWYTHAELLNLLELEGLEVAAEWGSFDRQPFGEDSRDQILVARANAA
- a CDS encoding tetratricopeptide repeat protein; protein product: MGAISFFYTWGILLQVLALVHFARRRPDTYWVWVILIGGGLGAFIYLLVEAVPDLGLLGGTFQRYSHRGRIRELEVMVLDNPAPGNYEELGDLYTEQRNFARAKECYDRSISARTDSADPFYRRALCEIELGDMKSAVGDLERVYKMDPKHDFQRAAGLLADAYARTGQVEKAEALFREVAATSTISETQYHYARFLLEQGRAEEARQWAQRILNKKATLPRYLQRRERPWFRRAEALLKQTGQPAR